One window of Psychrobacillus sp. FSL H8-0483 genomic DNA carries:
- a CDS encoding nucleotide sugar dehydrogenase: METIKEKLLNKTATLGVIGLGYVGLPLAVEKAKAGYRTIGFDIQDSKVVMVNSGINYIGDVVNEDLEQIVQSGYLTATSDFAQVAQADCVCICVPTPLDLYKQPDISYVKASAESIVPYMHKGMLIVLESTTYPGTTEELLKPIFESTGLKCGVDFYLAFSPERVDPGNLRYKTKNTPKVVGGITVKCTEIAASLYESILEAPIYRVSSPAIAEMEKILENIYRNINIGLVNELAILCNRMGINFWEVVDAAATKPYGFQAFYPGPGLGGHCIPLDPYYLSWKAREYGFHTSMIESSMMINDRMPEYCVERASKILNKSKKALSASRILVLGVAYKQDIEDYRESPAIRVIEVLEKNAADVIYYDPYISEYRDEHGVIKKGESKLTAELIESADLVMITTAHTKVDYDFVQQHAKAIFDTKNAMQNVLNREKIELL; this comes from the coding sequence ATGGAGACTATAAAGGAAAAATTACTTAATAAGACAGCAACACTGGGGGTCATAGGGTTAGGTTATGTTGGTCTTCCTCTTGCTGTGGAGAAGGCAAAAGCAGGGTACCGGACAATCGGATTCGATATACAAGATTCTAAAGTAGTAATGGTAAATTCCGGTATCAACTACATTGGAGATGTTGTGAACGAAGACCTTGAACAAATCGTACAATCCGGCTACCTTACCGCCACCTCAGATTTTGCACAGGTTGCACAGGCCGATTGTGTCTGTATTTGTGTGCCGACACCGTTAGACCTCTATAAGCAACCGGATATTAGTTATGTGAAAGCTTCGGCAGAAAGTATTGTTCCATATATGCATAAAGGAATGTTAATCGTTTTAGAATCTACAACCTATCCCGGTACTACAGAAGAACTCCTGAAGCCGATTTTTGAATCAACGGGTCTGAAATGTGGGGTTGATTTCTATCTTGCGTTTTCGCCTGAACGAGTTGATCCGGGGAATTTACGCTATAAAACGAAAAATACCCCAAAAGTGGTAGGGGGAATCACTGTAAAATGTACGGAAATCGCAGCGAGTTTATATGAGAGCATTTTAGAAGCACCGATTTATCGGGTTTCATCACCTGCGATTGCAGAAATGGAAAAAATCTTAGAGAACATCTACAGAAATATCAATATTGGCCTCGTCAATGAATTAGCCATTCTTTGTAACAGAATGGGTATTAATTTCTGGGAAGTGGTCGATGCTGCTGCAACGAAACCCTATGGATTTCAGGCCTTTTACCCAGGGCCCGGTTTAGGGGGCCATTGTATTCCACTAGATCCCTATTATTTATCATGGAAAGCGCGTGAATATGGGTTTCACACATCCATGATTGAGTCTTCCATGATGATCAATGACCGAATGCCGGAATACTGTGTGGAACGAGCAAGTAAAATTTTAAACAAATCGAAAAAGGCGTTAAGTGCATCACGCATTTTAGTCCTTGGTGTCGCGTATAAACAGGATATTGAAGATTATCGAGAAAGCCCAGCGATTCGAGTTATCGAAGTATTAGAAAAAAACGCTGCTGATGTGATCTATTATGATCCTTATATTTCAGAATATCGTGATGAACACGGTGTGATCAAAAAAGGTGAATCAAAATTAACTGCGGAGCTTATTGAAAGTGCTGATTTAGTAATGATCACAACTGCCCATACAAAGGTAGATTATGATTTCGTTCAGCAACATGCGAAGGCAATCTTTGATACGAAAAATGCCATGCAGAATGTTTTGAATCGAGAAAAAATCGAATTGTTGTAA
- a CDS encoding O-antigen polymerase: MLLEYGYFLFVNPVFEYEGFTIKISSFKLFESYLVVFILSIFIIKLENLSYPSKIVVYVLFINLFLPISSLYWLQDHSREFFLTISLSFLLLFYILVKTPMLKLPTLKEGKNLSFLILFFLTMIVYVFLIVTGGLQRINFNLSDVYSTREEFNASSDNWLMVYLLPWQTHITNLFLLIYGLIRKNRILVVISLILQISIFAMTGHKSYLFAPILIFGIYYFFKKGYQNNILFFITSALIFSLSILYILYSISNNPNILSLFLRRLFYVPAQLHFLYFDFYENMTKFKLSASFLSFIIDNPFGTNPVYLVAQKVFGRDFSPNVGIFGDAYLNFGIIGIPLFMLILGGVLKILDSVSKNTPLVLSTGIIIIPGTALVDAALFTSLLTHGILFAIFVIWLTNSVVNGHEKT, encoded by the coding sequence ATGCTATTGGAATACGGTTACTTTTTATTTGTAAATCCAGTATTTGAATATGAAGGGTTTACTATTAAGATATCAAGCTTTAAATTATTCGAATCTTACCTAGTAGTTTTCATCTTAAGTATTTTTATAATTAAATTAGAAAATCTAAGTTATCCAAGCAAAATTGTAGTATATGTACTGTTTATCAATTTATTTTTACCTATTTCATCACTTTATTGGTTACAGGATCATTCACGAGAATTTTTTCTAACCATTTCACTGTCATTTTTATTACTTTTTTATATTCTAGTAAAAACCCCAATGCTAAAACTTCCTACTTTAAAAGAGGGAAAAAATTTATCATTTTTAATATTATTTTTCTTAACCATGATTGTTTATGTTTTTTTAATCGTTACTGGTGGTCTACAAAGAATAAATTTTAATCTTTCAGATGTTTATTCAACTAGAGAAGAATTTAACGCTAGTAGTGATAATTGGTTAATGGTTTATTTATTGCCTTGGCAAACGCATATAACAAATTTGTTCTTGTTGATTTATGGATTGATCAGGAAAAATAGAATATTAGTCGTTATTTCGTTAATATTACAAATTTCAATTTTTGCGATGACAGGACATAAGAGTTATCTTTTTGCGCCTATTCTTATTTTTGGAATTTATTATTTCTTTAAAAAAGGTTATCAGAACAATATATTATTTTTTATCACATCTGCCTTAATATTTTCACTAAGTATTTTATATATTTTGTACAGTATTTCTAATAACCCAAATATATTATCGCTCTTTTTAAGAAGGTTATTTTATGTTCCTGCACAGTTACATTTTTTATATTTTGATTTTTATGAGAACATGACGAAATTTAAGTTGTCCGCATCTTTCCTTTCTTTTATCATTGATAATCCATTTGGTACTAATCCAGTTTATTTAGTAGCACAAAAAGTATTTGGTAGAGACTTTAGCCCTAACGTAGGTATATTCGGGGATGCTTATTTGAATTTCGGAATAATTGGAATTCCACTTTTTATGTTGATCTTAGGGGGAGTATTAAAAATATTAGATAGTGTGTCAAAAAATACTCCATTAGTTTTATCAACTGGAATTATTATCATTCCTGGAACTGCACTAGTTGATGCAGCCCTATTTACTAGTCTTTTAACTCATGGAATATTATTTGCAATTTTTGTTATATGGCTAACTAATTCCGTGGTTAACGGACACGAAAAGACTTGA